One Corynebacterium tuberculostearicum DNA window includes the following coding sequences:
- a CDS encoding TetR family transcriptional regulator, with the protein MHINRESIIDAALSLLDTYGLGDVTMRRVASSLGVAPGALYWHIANKQALIAALAEDITSPVSGESLEDISLNLRDLLLARRDGAEVVIAGLSLPQAPAWDRLLAAFTAAATRSTLAADSAHRAAALSAIHLVLGATLMEQSQRQLAETTGETPAADYRADLIRGVRIINAGLTHGTGA; encoded by the coding sequence GTGCACATAAACCGCGAGAGTATTATCGACGCCGCTCTTTCCCTGCTTGATACCTACGGGCTTGGCGACGTCACCATGCGCCGCGTTGCTTCCTCCCTCGGCGTCGCCCCCGGCGCGCTCTACTGGCACATTGCCAATAAGCAAGCGCTCATTGCAGCCCTAGCGGAAGACATTACCTCCCCCGTTTCTGGGGAGTCGCTCGAGGATATCAGCCTCAATCTTCGTGATTTGCTGCTCGCCCGCCGCGACGGCGCCGAGGTAGTCATTGCCGGCCTCTCCCTCCCGCAGGCCCCTGCCTGGGACCGCCTCTTGGCGGCCTTCACCGCTGCTGCCACGCGCAGTACCCTCGCTGCCGACAGCGCCCACCGCGCCGCCGCGCTCTCCGCCATTCACCTCGTGCTCGGCGCCACCTTGATGGAACAGTCCCAACGCCAGCTTGCAGAAACCACCGGCGAGACTCCCGCCGCAGATTATCGCGCAGACCTCATTCGCGGCGTACGCATTATTAACGCTGGACTTACACACGGCACCGGCGCCTAA
- a CDS encoding YbjN domain-containing protein produces MSEIEPSLLLSHARTIARDNDVSCWALPTGELLVPHAAGGSTFIFIDQLEEPVLHLHTSPRGGVDLSEISELAHLANEWNHDCLSPAVVVDYDQPDCVSVSGHSYLPADTSPSREQLAAFLLPALRNAEVLMDLLAQSHPGLVREASPELAPLADAPLESFTLDSLAEILPLIGIQRFQSDGATAIYAWVNDVLFAFALDNGPSLIIKGHWDPSLDEAEFTRLFLICNDWNRAHHGAVAFCHHTSEGLQVRMDAATITAAGLTRPQLFSAIGRGLKHILHGIDDIAHEVTGASPVEWP; encoded by the coding sequence ATGAGCGAGATTGAACCCTCTCTTCTGCTCTCGCATGCCCGCACCATTGCCCGCGATAATGACGTGTCCTGCTGGGCTCTGCCTACTGGCGAGCTTCTCGTTCCTCATGCGGCCGGTGGCTCCACCTTCATCTTTATAGACCAGTTGGAAGAACCGGTGCTCCACCTGCACACCAGCCCCCGCGGAGGCGTTGATCTCAGCGAGATCTCCGAGCTCGCACACCTAGCCAATGAGTGGAATCACGATTGCCTCTCCCCGGCCGTCGTGGTTGATTATGACCAGCCTGACTGCGTGAGCGTTTCCGGTCATAGCTATCTGCCGGCCGATACCTCCCCCAGCCGCGAACAGCTCGCGGCATTCCTCCTACCGGCGCTACGCAACGCGGAGGTCCTCATGGATCTGCTCGCCCAATCCCATCCCGGCCTCGTGCGCGAAGCCTCACCGGAGCTTGCCCCGCTTGCCGACGCCCCCTTGGAATCCTTCACGCTCGATAGCCTGGCCGAGATCCTGCCGCTTATTGGCATCCAGCGCTTCCAAAGCGACGGGGCCACCGCCATCTACGCCTGGGTCAATGATGTCCTTTTCGCCTTTGCACTGGACAACGGGCCCAGCCTCATTATCAAAGGGCATTGGGACCCTAGCCTGGACGAGGCGGAATTTACCCGGCTTTTTCTCATTTGCAATGACTGGAATCGCGCCCACCACGGCGCCGTGGCATTTTGCCACCACACCTCCGAGGGCCTGCAGGTGCGGATGGATGCCGCCACCATTACCGCCGCGGGACTTACCCGGCCGCAACTATTTAGCGCCATCGGCCGCGGACTCAAGCACATCCTGCACGGCATCGATGACATCGCGCACGAAGTAACCGGCGCCTCCCCCGTCGAATGGCCCTAG
- the hisD gene encoding histidinol dehydrogenase, which yields MLRTIDLRGQELRPAQLRRVLPRGGTDVAAVVDKVAPLVHRVRQEGAAAALDFGEQFDGVRPTHLRVPQAELEKAASGLDPQVRQAIEVSIERVRKVHAEQKPAAHTTELAPGATVTEVFRPIERVGLYVPGGKAVYPSSVIMNAVPAQAAGAESLVVASPPQKESGGLPHPTVLAVCQMLGVDEVWAVGGGQAIALMAYGDDDAELAPVDMITGPGNIFVTAAKRLVRGVVGTDAEAGPTEIAIIADDTANPVYVAYDLISQAEHDPMAASVLITASPSLAQRVKEEVEARHGATAHAQRTAEALGGEQSGIVLVDSLDAAVAVANAYAAEHLEIHTAEPGAVAERIKHAGAIFVGHFAPVPLGDYAAGSNHVLPTSGTARFSAGLSTHTFMRPVNLIDYDRAALEEIAPHVIAFAEAEGLPAHGEAIRARFEEN from the coding sequence ATGCTTCGCACCATCGATTTGCGTGGCCAAGAGCTGCGCCCCGCCCAGCTGCGGCGAGTTTTGCCGCGCGGTGGCACCGACGTCGCCGCCGTGGTGGACAAGGTGGCGCCGCTGGTTCATCGAGTACGTCAAGAAGGCGCTGCGGCGGCCTTGGACTTTGGCGAGCAATTCGATGGCGTGCGCCCAACCCACCTGCGGGTGCCCCAAGCGGAGTTGGAGAAGGCCGCTTCCGGCCTAGACCCGCAGGTGCGCCAAGCGATTGAGGTTTCCATTGAGAGGGTTCGCAAGGTTCACGCCGAGCAGAAACCGGCCGCGCACACCACCGAGCTAGCACCAGGTGCCACGGTGACCGAGGTCTTTCGCCCCATCGAGCGCGTTGGGCTATACGTGCCGGGAGGCAAGGCGGTCTATCCGTCCTCGGTAATCATGAACGCCGTGCCAGCGCAGGCGGCCGGCGCGGAAAGCTTGGTGGTAGCCTCACCGCCACAAAAAGAGTCCGGCGGCCTGCCGCACCCCACGGTGCTGGCCGTGTGCCAGATGCTCGGCGTAGATGAGGTCTGGGCGGTAGGAGGCGGCCAAGCCATCGCGCTGATGGCCTACGGTGATGATGACGCCGAACTAGCCCCGGTGGACATGATCACCGGACCAGGAAATATCTTCGTCACCGCGGCCAAGCGGTTGGTGCGCGGCGTGGTGGGCACCGATGCTGAGGCCGGGCCGACCGAAATCGCCATTATCGCTGATGACACCGCGAATCCGGTGTATGTGGCCTATGATCTCATCTCCCAGGCCGAGCATGATCCGATGGCCGCGAGTGTGCTCATTACGGCATCTCCAAGCCTGGCTCAGCGTGTGAAGGAGGAGGTAGAAGCGCGCCACGGCGCCACTGCACATGCGCAGCGGACGGCCGAAGCTCTAGGCGGCGAGCAATCCGGAATTGTGTTGGTCGATTCCCTGGATGCAGCGGTGGCGGTGGCCAATGCCTATGCCGCTGAGCACCTGGAAATCCACACCGCAGAGCCCGGCGCGGTGGCCGAGCGCATTAAGCACGCCGGTGCCATCTTTGTAGGGCACTTTGCTCCAGTGCCGCTGGGAGATTACGCGGCCGGCTCCAATCACGTATTGCCCACTTCCGGTACGGCGCGCTTTTCTGCCGGCCTTTCTACCCATACCTTTATGCGGCCGGTCAACCTTATTGATTATGACCGAGCTGCGTTGGAAGAGATTGCCCCGCACGTTATCGCTTTTGCGGAGGCCGAGGGGCTACCCGCCCACGGTGAGGCTATCCGCGCCCGATTCGAGGAGAATTAA
- a CDS encoding histidinol-phosphate transaminase, protein MTHLNDLPLREELRGKSAYGAPQLHVAYQLNTNENPYPPSQALVDDLVAETQRLATTLNRYPERDAVELRQALAAYITEQTGVRVGYAQVWAANGSNEILQQLLQAFGGPGRSVLGFTPSYSMHPILADGTHTQFVECPRDENFRIDMDRALAAVAQHQPDIIFVTTPNNPTGGVTSVDDIAALADAAPGILIVDEAYGEFSSSPSAVTLLEKYPTKLVVSRTMSKAFDFAGGRLGYFVADPAFVEAVMLVRLPYHLSVLSQAAATVALRHSADTLATVEKIAAERERVAARLRELGYTVLPSESNFLFFGRFADQHRVWQQFLDKEVLIRDVGIAGHLRMTVGLPEENSAFLAVAEDLVDTVVADSPAAGERSEA, encoded by the coding sequence ATGACGCACTTGAATGATCTTCCCCTGCGCGAGGAGCTGCGCGGCAAGTCCGCCTATGGGGCGCCGCAGCTCCACGTGGCCTACCAGCTCAATACCAACGAAAATCCCTATCCTCCCTCGCAGGCGCTAGTGGATGACCTGGTGGCGGAGACCCAGCGCCTTGCCACCACACTCAATCGCTATCCGGAGCGCGATGCGGTGGAGCTGCGCCAGGCCCTAGCGGCTTATATCACTGAGCAAACCGGCGTGCGCGTGGGCTATGCGCAGGTGTGGGCGGCCAATGGCTCGAATGAGATTTTGCAGCAGCTGTTGCAGGCATTCGGCGGTCCGGGCCGCAGTGTGCTCGGTTTCACCCCGTCTTATTCCATGCACCCTATCCTCGCGGACGGCACCCATACGCAGTTTGTGGAATGCCCGCGCGATGAGAATTTCCGCATTGATATGGACCGGGCGCTCGCAGCCGTGGCGCAGCACCAGCCGGATATCATCTTTGTGACTACGCCGAATAACCCCACCGGTGGGGTGACCAGCGTGGACGATATTGCCGCGCTTGCCGACGCCGCCCCGGGCATCCTCATCGTCGATGAAGCTTATGGCGAATTTTCTTCCTCGCCTTCTGCGGTGACGCTGCTGGAGAAATACCCTACGAAGCTGGTGGTCTCGCGCACCATGTCTAAGGCCTTCGATTTTGCCGGCGGCCGCCTCGGCTATTTCGTGGCGGACCCGGCCTTCGTGGAGGCCGTAATGCTGGTGCGGCTGCCGTACCATCTGTCCGTGCTTTCCCAAGCGGCGGCGACGGTGGCGCTGCGCCATAGCGCGGATACGCTCGCCACCGTGGAAAAGATCGCCGCCGAACGCGAGCGGGTGGCCGCTCGCTTGCGCGAACTGGGCTATACCGTCCTGCCGAGCGAATCTAATTTTCTCTTCTTTGGCCGCTTTGCTGACCAACACCGCGTGTGGCAGCAGTTCTTGGATAAGGAAGTGCTCATTCGCGATGTTGGCATCGCAGGCCACCTGCGCATGACCGTGGGGCTACCGGAAGAAAATTCGGCCTTCTTGGCCGTAGCCGAGGACCTTGTGGATACAGTAGTGGCTGATTCCCCGGCCGCAGGAGAAAGGAGCGAAGCATGA
- the hisB gene encoding imidazoleglycerol-phosphate dehydratase HisB — protein sequence MSNRVGRAQRATSESQISVVIDLDGTGRSDISTGLPFFDHMLTAFATHGSFDLTVGAEGDVEVDAHHTVEDTAIVLGTALRKAVGDKAGIRRFGSQLLPMDEALVEAVVDFSGRAYFVMNGEPEHLQWQTIGGHYATVINRHFFETLATHAAVTLHLNVRYGRDPHHITEAEYKAVARALRGAVEFDPRQTGIPSTKGAL from the coding sequence ATGAGCAACCGCGTCGGGCGCGCCCAGCGGGCGACGTCGGAATCGCAGATTTCTGTGGTCATTGACCTCGATGGCACCGGGCGTAGCGATATTTCCACCGGACTGCCTTTCTTTGACCACATGCTCACGGCCTTTGCTACCCATGGCAGTTTCGATCTCACCGTGGGCGCAGAGGGCGATGTGGAGGTAGACGCCCACCACACTGTGGAAGATACCGCCATCGTGCTCGGCACTGCGCTGCGTAAGGCGGTGGGGGATAAGGCCGGCATTCGCCGTTTTGGCTCCCAGCTTTTGCCCATGGATGAGGCCTTGGTGGAAGCGGTGGTGGATTTTTCTGGTCGCGCCTATTTTGTCATGAACGGCGAACCAGAGCACCTGCAGTGGCAGACCATTGGCGGGCATTACGCCACCGTGATAAACCGCCACTTCTTTGAAACACTCGCCACCCATGCTGCGGTAACGCTCCACCTCAACGTGCGTTATGGTCGCGATCCGCATCACATTACGGAAGCGGAGTATAAAGCCGTAGCGCGTGCGTTGCGCGGCGCAGTGGAATTCGATCCGCGCCAGACTGGCATTCCTTCGACGAAGGGAGCACTCTAG
- a CDS encoding MFS transporter — protein MSNTQETNIWKVPGYTATMLAIAAAFGAWSILLPVVPLAVIDSGGSATLAGSSTGIFMAFTVLTQIISPWLLRRWGYRRVMALSAFTLGVPAFGHLLGTDAWVVLLFSALRGVGFGALTVSESALIAELAPVRLLGKATGMIGVFTGLGQMVFLPLGLIMAEKLGYASTYITAGIIGFVGFGLCLRIPKIKVTLASDTEEEPNLIRVPTWKLVLVPALALTTFSMSYGAVSSFLPPAVQELDAERGASLAGIMLSIVGGAAMIFRYLAGMVADRVGTPGRLYIPGQVMAIVGVLAIAVPLYLDGSVWWLVLGAFLFGGAFGIAQNEALLSMFDRLPRERVSEASAIWNIFYDGGTGLGSTLLGALVAGYGYAGAFGAGVVILVAGVVMTLADFVLGRTRVSETNDIRTRLRRMRKV, from the coding sequence ATGAGCAATACCCAAGAAACTAATATCTGGAAGGTTCCGGGTTATACCGCGACCATGTTGGCCATCGCCGCAGCCTTCGGTGCTTGGTCCATCCTCCTTCCAGTGGTGCCGCTAGCGGTCATTGACTCCGGCGGCTCAGCCACCTTGGCGGGCTCATCCACGGGCATCTTCATGGCCTTCACCGTGCTTACCCAGATCATCTCCCCGTGGCTGCTGCGCCGGTGGGGCTACCGCCGCGTGATGGCACTGTCCGCTTTTACCCTGGGCGTACCTGCCTTTGGCCACCTCTTGGGTACCGATGCTTGGGTTGTCCTACTCTTTTCTGCTCTGCGCGGCGTGGGCTTTGGCGCGCTGACCGTTTCTGAGTCCGCGCTTATTGCGGAACTGGCGCCCGTACGCCTGCTGGGCAAGGCTACTGGCATGATTGGTGTTTTCACTGGCCTGGGCCAGATGGTCTTTTTGCCCCTAGGGTTGATCATGGCGGAAAAGCTGGGTTATGCCTCGACGTATATCACCGCCGGCATCATTGGCTTTGTGGGCTTTGGTCTGTGCCTGCGCATTCCCAAGATTAAGGTCACGCTCGCCTCCGATACCGAAGAGGAGCCGAACCTGATCCGCGTTCCTACGTGGAAGCTAGTGCTCGTGCCCGCGCTGGCGCTAACGACGTTTTCTATGAGCTATGGCGCCGTCTCGTCCTTCCTGCCGCCGGCGGTACAAGAACTCGATGCAGAGCGCGGCGCCAGCTTGGCCGGCATCATGCTGTCCATCGTGGGCGGCGCCGCCATGATTTTCCGCTACCTCGCGGGCATGGTGGCAGACCGCGTGGGCACTCCCGGCCGGCTCTACATCCCCGGCCAGGTAATGGCCATTGTGGGTGTGCTCGCCATCGCCGTACCTCTTTATCTCGATGGTTCCGTATGGTGGCTCGTGCTTGGTGCCTTCCTGTTCGGTGGTGCGTTCGGTATTGCGCAAAACGAGGCCCTGCTGTCGATGTTTGACCGCTTGCCTCGCGAGCGCGTCTCGGAGGCTTCTGCTATCTGGAATATCTTCTATGACGGCGGCACCGGCTTGGGCTCGACCCTCTTGGGTGCCTTGGTTGCCGGCTACGGCTATGCGGGGGCTTTCGGGGCCGGCGTGGTCATCCTCGTCGCAGGCGTTGTGATGACGTTGGCAGATTTTGTCCTTGGGCGCACCCGCGTGAGCGAAACCAACGATATCCGGACGCGTCTGCGTCGCATGCGTAAGGTATAG
- the hisH gene encoding imidazole glycerol phosphate synthase subunit HisH: MAKTVALLDYGAGNVRSAQRALERVGADVTVTADPKEAVEADGLLVPGVGAFAACMRGLRAVQGPRVIGQRLAGERPVLGICVGMQVLFDAGVEHNINSTGCGEWPGTVEKLQSAVLPHMGWNTVEVPVGSDMFAGVAEDERFYFVHSYGVRRWELETEITRPPQVSWAEHAGDRFVAAVENGALWATQFHPEKSGDAGAQLLENWMRTL; the protein is encoded by the coding sequence ATGGCAAAGACGGTCGCATTATTGGATTATGGCGCGGGCAATGTGCGCTCAGCCCAGCGCGCGCTGGAGCGGGTGGGCGCGGACGTCACCGTTACCGCGGACCCCAAAGAAGCGGTGGAAGCGGACGGTCTTCTTGTCCCTGGCGTGGGTGCCTTTGCTGCCTGCATGCGTGGGCTACGGGCGGTGCAGGGCCCTCGGGTCATCGGCCAACGCTTGGCAGGAGAGCGGCCGGTGTTGGGCATTTGCGTAGGCATGCAGGTGCTTTTCGACGCCGGAGTGGAACACAACATCAACTCCACCGGTTGCGGCGAGTGGCCCGGCACCGTGGAAAAGTTGCAGTCTGCGGTGCTGCCGCACATGGGGTGGAATACCGTAGAAGTACCCGTCGGCAGCGATATGTTTGCCGGAGTGGCCGAAGACGAGCGTTTTTATTTCGTGCATTCCTACGGCGTTCGCCGTTGGGAATTGGAAACGGAGATTACCCGTCCGCCGCAGGTGAGCTGGGCCGAGCACGCGGGCGATAGGTTTGTCGCCGCGGTAGAAAACGGTGCCCTGTGGGCGACCCAATTCCACCCTGAGAAATCCGGGGACGCCGGTGCTCAGCTTTTGGAAAACTGGATGCGCACGCTCTAG
- the priA gene encoding bifunctional 1-(5-phosphoribosyl)-5-((5-phosphoribosylamino)methylideneamino)imidazole-4-carboxamide isomerase/phosphoribosylanthranilate isomerase PriA has protein sequence MTFTLLPAVDVSQGQAVRLDKGEAGTETSYGSPRDAAQKWQSQGAHWLHFVDLDAAFGRGSNHEEMAMITRDLGVNVELSGGIRDDAAVERALATGAQRISIGTAALEQPEWIEDILARYGDKVAVDLAVREDGGEWRTAGNGWVSDGGDLWEVLERLDAAGCQRFVVTDVSKDGTLTGPNIELLREVAMATEAKITASGGISSVEDLRELALYVNEGIDSAVIGKALYEGNFTLDEALAAVAEVEPLPAEETIDPYDPEDN, from the coding sequence ATGACTTTTACGCTCTTGCCAGCAGTCGATGTATCTCAAGGCCAAGCCGTGCGCTTGGATAAAGGCGAAGCAGGCACCGAAACCTCGTATGGTTCCCCGCGCGATGCCGCGCAAAAGTGGCAGTCCCAAGGCGCGCACTGGCTGCACTTTGTGGATTTGGATGCGGCTTTCGGCCGAGGCTCCAACCACGAAGAAATGGCGATGATTACCCGCGATCTGGGGGTAAATGTGGAGCTTAGCGGCGGCATTCGGGACGATGCCGCGGTGGAGCGCGCGCTGGCTACCGGTGCGCAGCGCATTAGTATCGGCACGGCTGCTCTAGAACAGCCGGAATGGATCGAGGATATCCTCGCGCGCTACGGAGATAAGGTCGCCGTGGACCTTGCCGTGCGCGAAGATGGCGGCGAATGGCGTACCGCCGGCAATGGCTGGGTCTCCGATGGCGGCGATCTGTGGGAGGTACTCGAGCGCCTCGATGCCGCCGGATGCCAGCGCTTTGTGGTGACCGACGTGTCGAAAGACGGCACGCTCACCGGACCTAATATTGAGCTCCTGCGTGAGGTAGCGATGGCAACGGAGGCAAAGATCACCGCCTCTGGTGGCATTTCTAGCGTGGAAGACCTGCGCGAGCTCGCTCTTTATGTCAACGAGGGCATCGATTCCGCCGTTATTGGCAAGGCCCTGTACGAGGGGAATTTCACCCTCGACGAAGCACTCGCTGCGGTGGCCGAGGTAGAGCCGCTGCCGGCGGAAGAAACCATTGACCCTTACGACCCCGAGGACAACTAA
- a CDS encoding inositol monophosphatase family protein, which translates to MMEPRELVAFAEAAVDQVEPIFRSGLGAAPARFKGQGDFATEVDLVIEQQLRDILTQMTGIPVYGEESGGSVLDTVWVVDPIDGTANYSAGNPMAGILVALIHEGAPVAAVSDFPLLGRRLVTCDGSPLRSVGGPATGFGGGDEAMGFDEARGHVGCSSHLPTDIFHELRETGLRPRMTGSVGLDNAFVAQGVFDGAINFSPHPWDNAAGALQIRAAGGVVTDPEGNPWTAQSRGMVAGTPQVHATIVDSLSRHTGAFHR; encoded by the coding sequence ATGATGGAACCCCGCGAGTTGGTGGCCTTCGCGGAGGCGGCCGTAGACCAAGTAGAACCCATTTTTCGCTCCGGCCTCGGAGCTGCGCCCGCCCGTTTTAAGGGGCAGGGAGATTTCGCCACCGAGGTAGATCTCGTCATTGAGCAACAGCTGCGCGATATCTTGACCCAGATGACCGGCATCCCGGTCTATGGAGAAGAATCAGGCGGCAGCGTGCTCGATACCGTGTGGGTGGTAGATCCGATTGATGGCACCGCAAACTACTCTGCCGGAAACCCCATGGCCGGCATCCTGGTGGCGCTCATTCATGAGGGTGCGCCCGTTGCTGCGGTATCTGACTTCCCGCTCCTGGGGCGCCGTCTGGTCACCTGCGATGGCTCCCCACTGCGCTCCGTAGGTGGGCCTGCCACTGGTTTTGGTGGAGGGGACGAAGCAATGGGATTTGATGAAGCACGCGGTCATGTAGGCTGCTCTTCCCATCTGCCCACCGACATTTTCCACGAGCTGCGCGAGACCGGACTGCGCCCGCGAATGACCGGTTCTGTGGGGCTTGATAATGCCTTCGTCGCGCAGGGTGTGTTCGATGGCGCGATTAACTTCTCTCCGCACCCATGGGATAACGCCGCGGGAGCGCTGCAGATCCGGGCAGCCGGTGGCGTTGTTACCGATCCGGAAGGAAATCCGTGGACCGCGCAGTCGCGCGGCATGGTGGCAGGTACCCCGCAGGTCCATGCGACCATCGTGGATAGCCTGTCTCGTCATACCGGTGCTTTTCACCGTTAA
- the hisF gene encoding imidazole glycerol phosphate synthase subunit HisF produces the protein MAVAVRVIPCLDVDQGRVVKGINFDNLRDAGDPVELAARYDSLGADELTFLDVSASKQDRSTMLEVVRRTADQVFIPLTVGGGVRSVDDVRELLRAGADKVSVNTAAIKNPELLREMAEIFGAQCIVLSVDARRCREEYAPSGFEVTTHGGTESAGIDAIEWTRRGEELGVGEILLNSMDGDGTKQGFDLELLRAVRAAVTIPVIASGGAGNAADFPPAVAAGADAVLAASIFHFGEVEISDVKNALDAAGYEVRR, from the coding sequence ATGGCTGTAGCCGTACGCGTGATCCCCTGCCTAGATGTGGACCAAGGCCGCGTGGTCAAGGGCATCAACTTTGACAACCTGCGCGATGCCGGCGACCCAGTGGAGCTAGCCGCGCGTTATGATTCCCTAGGAGCCGATGAACTTACCTTCTTGGACGTCTCTGCTTCTAAGCAAGACCGCTCCACCATGCTCGAGGTCGTGCGCCGCACTGCGGACCAGGTATTCATCCCATTGACGGTGGGTGGTGGAGTTCGCAGCGTTGATGACGTCCGGGAATTATTGCGCGCCGGGGCAGATAAGGTCTCTGTTAACACCGCGGCCATTAAGAATCCGGAACTGCTGCGCGAAATGGCTGAGATTTTCGGGGCTCAATGCATCGTGTTGTCCGTTGATGCTCGCCGGTGCCGCGAAGAGTATGCGCCATCCGGCTTTGAGGTCACCACGCACGGTGGTACGGAATCAGCTGGGATCGACGCCATCGAATGGACACGCCGCGGCGAAGAACTCGGCGTAGGGGAGATCCTCCTTAACTCAATGGATGGCGATGGCACAAAGCAAGGGTTTGACCTTGAATTGCTGCGCGCCGTGCGCGCAGCGGTGACCATTCCCGTTATCGCCTCCGGCGGCGCGGGAAACGCCGCAGACTTCCCACCGGCAGTTGCGGCCGGCGCCGATGCCGTCTTGGCAGCAAGCATTTTTCACTTCGGTGAGGTAGAAATCAGCGACGTGAAAAACGCCCTGGATGCTGCTGGCTACGAGGTGCGCCGATGA
- the hisI gene encoding phosphoribosyl-AMP cyclohydrolase — protein sequence MSIPGNYELNGDIAKQLKRNDQGLVPAIAQAESGEVLMMAWMDDHALAHTLATRKATYFSRSRNEYWIKGETSGNTQEVLGVRLDCDGDTILLTVRQRGGACHTGDRTCFDATDLLGGQP from the coding sequence ATGAGTATCCCGGGCAACTATGAACTTAACGGGGACATCGCCAAGCAGCTCAAGCGCAATGACCAAGGCTTGGTGCCGGCCATTGCCCAAGCTGAATCTGGTGAGGTGCTGATGATGGCCTGGATGGATGACCACGCCTTGGCCCATACCCTGGCCACCCGCAAGGCAACGTATTTTTCGCGCTCGCGCAATGAATATTGGATCAAAGGAGAAACTTCTGGAAATACCCAAGAGGTGCTGGGCGTTCGCCTTGACTGCGATGGAGATACTATTCTGCTGACCGTGCGGCAGCGCGGCGGCGCCTGCCATACCGGTGACCGCACGTGCTTTGACGCCACCGATCTCCTAGGAGGGCAACCGTGA